The following nucleotide sequence is from Oncorhynchus clarkii lewisi isolate Uvic-CL-2024 chromosome 6, UVic_Ocla_1.0, whole genome shotgun sequence.
ttttatttaacctttatttaactaggcaacttttatttaacttgtagtgtcatacccaagaagactcaaggctgtaatcgctgccaaaggtgcttcaacaaaatactgagtaatgggtctgaatacttatgtaaatatgatatttcagttttttttttttattcatttgcacatcaaacaaaataagtctgaatactttccaaatgcactgtatatacaaattaCACACACATCTTGATCAACACCACTCACACTTCAAACCACTCTCAAGTCAGCAGGTTCCCCTGTGTTGACCCTCCCCCTCACCATGCTCCTGTGTGGCAGGGATGTCCATCTCTGTaacctgctcctcctccttcttgtcttccactttctccttctctttttctTCCTCTTGCTCTTCCTTTGTCTCACTGGAGGCCTGCAGCTGCTCgctactctcctcctcctatgtAAATGTTACATGCAAAGTTCTCTACAGTTCAGAACACTGAAACATAAGGCACTATTTATACAGGCATAAACCCATGATCATTATCATTACCTCAGAGCTGCAGTCTGCATCTAGAGGAGGACAGTCCTCATTCCGGAAGCCTTCAGGGGCCTCGACAATGATTTCTATAACATCGTCCTCACACTCATCACTGCTGAGGAAAGCAAAAAGGAGAATATTACAGACCACAATCTGACACACTTaatctgacatacacacacacacacacacacacacagacagacagacacagactcactCTGTATAATACAAAATATCGAGCAAACAGTTCTGTCTTATGAAATGGATATGAAGGATTTGGGCACATTCAAAGTAGCTTGAGAGTAGAGCATTAGAAAACAGCACTATGCAACTTCACCCAGTATTATACAAACTATCCAGATTCAACTAAATTCACATACCATTCCGCTTTTCAAACACTAGATGGCAGGATGAGTTCAGTTAGAGCCTGATACATAATAGAAGGAAATGCTGACCTCTCAGCAAAGTCCCTTGCTTCGTCTTCCTTCTCTTGTTCCTTCTCCTTCTCATCCCTCTTCTGTTCATCTTCTTCCTCTTCTGCttgttctttctcctcctcttcttcatcatcaAGGTCAGAGCAGTTGAGAAAATCAAAGCTCTCCAGGGCAGTCTCAACTTCCTGAGTGAAGCTGAAGGACCGACTGTGAGATCGACCCTATGGAGGAAAGAGACTTAGTACACACATCACACAATTACATGTCTACCCACACACAATTACATGTCTACTGTCACATACACTCACAGTCACTGTCTCTTCAGGTAGTGTTAGCTCTTGTGGTTGAGTAGATTGGAGTCTGTGAATGTGTTCCGCGGAGGACTTTtcctccctcagtccctctcccAGTACACAGTCTGTGGGAAGAGCCTCAACTCCAGCCCTAGGCTTCTCGGCCTGCAGTGTTGAGGCTGGAGGAGCATCACCTTGATCCACTGGGGTTGAAACACATGACTCTGGGCCCCCAGACTCATGCAAGTCCAAGGCTTCATGCATGTCCTGGTTAGAGCAGTAAGAAGCCACACAGGAGACTTCAAGGTCTAAGCGGGGTAGGGGTTCTGGAGTTTCAGAGGACTCAACTGATTGGTCAGACAACCTGTTAGTCGAAGCACAGTCTATGGCTCTCTCACTGATATGGCTGAGAGATCGTGAACACTTCAAATGGCCATTCAGCAGTGTACACTTCACAGAGTCTGTTTTGCCAAATCCCTTGGTGGCGTCTGGCTCCCCTTCCTGCTGATTGGACAAGAGGGATGGGGTAGAGACGCTTGATTGGCGGGGATTGAAGGAGATCTGGATAGTGGGTGTGGTCTGCAGGCTGTGAGTGGCcatcatcctgtgtgtgtgtcccatggCTGGGCTGGAAGAGTCGTCTGATGATTCAGAGGAGTTTGACCAGACTGTACCATTCTCCAGCTCCCCTGGTCTCCTCAATAGATACTACACAGCGATaaatgagagagggaaggggtggggcagaggaagagagaaagatgtCATCAATAATAGGCCAGTCCATCTGACAAAACATGgagaattattatttatttatttccatcTGGAAAGGAGAATTTAAATTCCTATTTTAATGACCCGGTGTTGCTGTCATACAATTTTTTGCTTTGTATTTTTCAGCCCTTTTTCCTCCCCaaattcgtggtatccaattggtagtagttacagtcatgtctcatcgctgcaactcccgtacggacttgggagaagcgacacacaacccaaccaccccggaagccagccgcaacaatgtgtcggaggaacaccgtacacctggcgaccgtgtcagcgtgcactgtgcccggcccgccacaggagatGCTAGTGCGCAacaagacaaggatatcccttccCTGCcgaaccctccctaacccggacgacactgggccaattgtgcgccgccccatgggcctcccggtcgcggccggctgcgacagagcctggactcgaacccagaatctctagtggcacagctagcactgcgatgcagtgccttagaccactgggcCTCCTGTCACACAATTAACTTGGCTAAAACATCATTATGACAGAACAATTACACCAGAACTGCGCACTGAACATATGCTTTAAATACAAATATGATTTTCAATATATCTGAAGGACAAAATAATCCAATTCCGTAGATGGCACTGCATTTCAGAAAATTGCAATGATCAGACTACATGGACCAAGACTCACTCACTGGCTAGTTCACATTTACCAAGTACAGAACACTGAAAATCATGACTGGATGACAAAACCACCACACACTAACCAGACCACCATATTTCAACTACAGACAACCACACTTCTTCAACTGTATGCAGCCACACACCAACTGTGAGTGTATTCGGCTGGGTGGAGAGAGCCTGTCCACCAAAGTGTAACGGAACACCTCCAACGTTGACCAGTCTTGGCCCAGTCTGGCCCTGCTCCGAGGAGAAACGCTCTTCGGCGTggcgaggaagaggagggagaaattGGACTACTACTCAACCACTATTAAACAGCTAATCGGACCACAGCTACATTCATACTCACTTCTGGTCTCACACATATCACTGGTACCCTCATTCACTTCCACAACCAGATCTCCACACAACTCACTCCTATCCTCACACACTTCTCTCCTACATTCACATAGCTCACCAATACACTCACACGTACCACAACCCACTCTTGTACGCTCACACAGTCCTCTCCTACACAGCTCACTGATATACTCACACACCTCTactacaatcacacacacactactgctacCTCTACAAACACAGCAGCCAGGGAGCAGCTGAAACAGAACAACATTTAACTAATAATAGCAAGTAGTAATCAATGGttaaaataacaacaataaaacaatACAATATTTAGGTTTTACAGACAATTATGAACTGCTGACTTAAGCATAGGTTAAAGCTGGGGAGAAAGGCAGGGAGGACAAGGTGTGACTCACATAAAACACCTGCTCGCGCATGGAAGGTGTGTCTGGAGGGCTCTGATTGGACAAAAAACGCTTTGAAACCGTACTGGAGGACGAGGTCTGGTCATCTTTATCAAACGGACTgggtgagagagaaggatagtgtgtgagagagcgagagagaaagtgagagagggcaagatacagttgaagtcggaagtttacatacacctgagccaaatacatttaaactcagtttttcacaattgctgacatttaatccaagtaaaaattccctttcttaggtcagttaggatcaccacttattttaagaatgtgaaatgtcagaataatagtagagataattatttatttcagcttttatttatttcatcac
It contains:
- the LOC139411494 gene encoding rho family-interacting cell polarization regulator 1-like isoform X1, translating into MASPSKGARMFTGSTKNPTPKIPQPERLDEVYSALRRGLQSFLQVHQLELGSLGQQIRESKRNGRLGSLYELDKQVKAIERFMRRLEFHLSKVEELYDAYCMQRRLRDGASKMVAAFNSATGSKEARESLNEANRGYREYTEHMCSLESELENQMGEFHIKMKGLIGYARLCAGDQYEVLMRYGRQRWRMKGRVEVSSKQVWDSEDNVFLPLITELLSIKVTELKSLANHVVVGSVSCETLDLFCPLPQMVAVDINDLGTVKLNLEVNWSPFDKDDQTSSSSTVSKRFLSNQSPPDTPSMREQVFYYLLRRPGELENGTVWSNSSESSDDSSSPAMGHTHRMMATHSLQTTPTIQISFNPRQSSVSTPSLLSNQQEGEPDATKGFGKTDSVKCTLLNGHLKCSRSLSHISERAIDCASTNRLSDQSVESSETPEPLPRLDLEVSCVASYCSNQDMHEALDLHESGGPESCVSTPVDQGDAPPASTLQAEKPRAGVEALPTDCVLGEGLREEKSSAEHIHRLQSTQPQELTLPEETVTVSGRSHSRSFSFTQEVETALESFDFLNCSDLDDEEEEEKEQAEEEEDEQKRDEKEKEQEKEDEARDFAESSDECEDDVIEIIVEAPEGFRNEDCPPLDADCSSEEEESSEQLQASSETKEEQEEEKEKEKVEDKKEEEQVTEMDIPATQEHGDEASCVEEPRSSTHSSIATTVL
- the LOC139411494 gene encoding rho family-interacting cell polarization regulator 1-like isoform X2, translated to MASPSKGARMFTGSTKNPTPKIPQPERLDEVYSALRRGLQSFLQVHQLELGSLGQQIRESKRNGRLGSLYELDKQVKAIERFMRRLEFHLSKVEELYDAYCMQRRLRDGASKMVAAFNSATGSKEARESLNEANRGYREYTEHMCSLESELENQMGEFHIKMKGLIGYARLCAGDQYEVLMRYGRQRWRMKGRVEVSSKQVWDSEDNVFLPLITELLSIKVTELKSLANHVVVGSVSCETLDLFCPLPQMVAVDINDLGTVKLNLEVNWSPFDKDDQTSSSSTVSKRFLSNQSPPDTPSMREQVFYYLLRRPGELENGTVWSNSSESSDDSSSPAMGHTHRMMATHSLQTTPTIQISFNPRQSSVSTPSLLSNQQEGEPDATKGFGKTDSVKCTLLNGHLKCSRSLSHISERAIDCASTNRLSDQSVESSETPEPLPRLDLEVSCVASYCSNQDMHEALDLHESGGPESCVSTPVDQGDAPPASTLQAEKPRAGVEALPTDCVLGEGLREEKSSAEHIHRLQSTQPQELTLPEETVTVSGRSHSRSFSFTQEVETALESFDFLNCSDLDDEEEEEKEQAEEEEDEQKRDEKEKEQEKEDEARDFAESDECEDDVIEIIVEAPEGFRNEDCPPLDADCSSEEEESSEQLQASSETKEEQEEEKEKEKVEDKKEEEQVTEMDIPATQEHGDEASCVEEPRSSTHSSIATTVL
- the LOC139411494 gene encoding rho family-interacting cell polarization regulator 1-like isoform X4; amino-acid sequence: MASPSKGARMFTGSTKNPTPKIPQPERLDEVYSALRRGLQSFLQVHQLELGSLGQQIRESKRNGRLGSLYELDKQVKAIERFMRRLEFHLSKVEELYDAYCMQRRLRDGASKMVAAFNSATGSKEARESLNEANRGYREYTEHMCSLESELENQMGEFHIKMKGLIGYARLCAGDQYEVLMRYGRQRWRMKGRVEVSSKQVWDSEDNVFLPLITELLSIKVTELKSLANHVVVGSVSCETLDLFCPLPQMVAVDINDLGTVKLNLEVNWSPFDKDDQTSSSSTVSKRFLSNQSPPDTPSMREQVFYYLLRRPGELENGTVWSNSSESSDDSSSPAMGHTHRMMATHSLQTTPTIQISFNPRQSSVSTPSLLSNQQEGEPDATKGFGKTDSVKCTLLNGHLKCSRSLSHISERAIDCASTNRLSDQSVESSETPEPLPRLDLEVSCVASYCSNQDMHEALDLHESGGPESCVSTPVDQGDAPPASTLQAEKPRAGVEALPTDCVLGEGLREEKSSAEHIHRLQSTQPQELTLPEETVTGRSHSRSFSFTQEVETALESFDFLNCSDLDDEEEEEKEQAEEEEDEQKRDEKEKEQEKEDEARDFAESDECEDDVIEIIVEAPEGFRNEDCPPLDADCSSEEEESSEQLQASSETKEEQEEEKEKEKVEDKKEEEQVTEMDIPATQEHGDEASCVEEPRSSTHSSIATTVL
- the LOC139411494 gene encoding rho family-interacting cell polarization regulator 1-like isoform X3, with amino-acid sequence MASPSKGARMFTGSTKNPTPKIPQPERLDEVYSALRRGLQSFLQVHQLELGSLGQQIRESKRNGRLGSLYELDKQVKAIERFMRRLEFHLSKVEELYDAYCMQRRLRDGASKMVAAFNSATGSKEARESLNEANRGYREYTEHMCSLESELENQMGEFHIKMKGLIGYARLCAGDQYEVLMRYGRQRWRMKGRVEVSSKQVWDSEDNVFLPLITELLSIKVTELKSLANHVVVGSVSCETLDLFCPLPQMVAVDINDLGTVKLNLEVNWSPFDKDDQTSSSSTVSKRFLSNQSPPDTPSMREQVFYYLLRRPGELENGTVWSNSSESSDDSSSPAMGHTHRMMATHSLQTTPTIQISFNPRQSSVSTPSLLSNQQEGEPDATKGFGKTDSVKCTLLNGHLKCSRSLSHISERAIDCASTNRLSDQSVESSETPEPLPRLDLEVSCVASYCSNQDMHEALDLHESGGPESCVSTPVDQGDAPPASTLQAEKPRAGVEALPTDCVLGEGLREEKSSAEHIHRLQSTQPQELTLPEETVTGRSHSRSFSFTQEVETALESFDFLNCSDLDDEEEEEKEQAEEEEDEQKRDEKEKEQEKEDEARDFAESSDECEDDVIEIIVEAPEGFRNEDCPPLDADCSSEEEESSEQLQASSETKEEQEEEKEKEKVEDKKEEEQVTEMDIPATQEHGDEASCVEEPRSSTHSSIATTVL